The DNA sequence TGTGGACCACCGGCGCTGTCGATCCTCAGCTCAAGCCGCTGATCGCTCTGATGACCAGCCATGGCGCCGGTTGCCGGTACTGCCAGGCACACGAGGTTGCGCGTTCTCATCAGGCAGGTGTGTCGCTGAATAAGACCGCCGCGATCCATGACTTCGAACGCAGCGACCTGTACAGCGACGCGGAGCGCCTCGCGCTGCGGCTCGCCCTGGCCGCGGGACAGAGCCCCAACGCCGCGACCCCAGAGCACTTCGAGGACCTGCGACGCCACTTCGACGAAGGGCAGATCGTGGAGATCGTCGCGGTGATCGCAGCGTTTGGATTCCTCAACCGCTGGAACGAGACAATGGC is a window from the Euzebyales bacterium genome containing:
- a CDS encoding carboxymuconolactone decarboxylase family protein; amino-acid sequence: MANVQPLRREDLPQYEDLFKIYEQQMGFVPNSFFTMARQPEILDAFRQLILTVWTTGAVDPQLKPLIALMTSHGAGCRYCQAHEVARSHQAGVSLNKTAAIHDFERSDLYSDAERLALRLALAAGQSPNAATPEHFEDLRRHFDEGQIVEIVAVIAAFGFLNRWNETMATDLEPEPLALAQQTLQGLAWEPGRHMRSQR